The sequence GCTTTGTGGCCGTCTTTCCGGTCGTCGTAGAGGTCTCTCGGCAGGCTCTCGGTGGCGTCCTCGGCGTCGTAGGCGGCGCACAACTCGCGGATGGCGTCGCCGTCGTCGGGGTGAATCTCGCCGTCCTCGACGCGGCGGTCGAGACTGTCGAGCGTGTCCTGAAACTGGGTTTGGTGTTGGCTCATACTGCTCACTACGCCGGGGGCGACCATAGCACTTCCGGGTTTGTGCAGATGAGGTCGAGACAAAGGCCCAGTTCGGTCAGATCGTGAATATGTACCAGCGCGCCCGCGCGTCGAGCGCCCGGATCTTCGGGCTGATGGACGAACCCAGCCGCATCGAGTCGGCCGAGGACGCGCCACCGCTGTCCATCTCGGACGGGAGCGTCGTCTACGACCACGTCTCCTTCGAGTACGAAGACGAACCCATCCTCCGGGACGTCTCCTTCGAGGTCGACGGGGGCGACACCGTCGCGCTGGTCGGCCCGACCGGGGCGGGGAAGTCCACGGCGCTGAAACTCCTCCTCCGCATGTACGACGTCGACGCCGGCGCCATCCGCATCGACGGGCAGGACCTCCGGGCGGTTAGTCTCTCGAGTCTGCGCGAACACATCGGTTACGTCAGCCAGGATACGTTCCTCTTCTACGGGACCGTGCGGGAGAACATCGCCTACGGTCGGGAGGACGCGGATCAGGCGGCCGTCGTCCGGGCCGCGAAGGCTGCCGAGGCGCACTCGTTCGTCTCGAATCTCTCCGAGGGATACGACACGATGGTGGGCGAACGCGGCGTCAAACTCTCCGGTGGGCAGCGCCAGCGCATCGCTATCGCCCGCGCCGTCCTCGCCGACCCGGAGATACTGATCCTCGACGAGGCGACCTCCGACGTCGACACCGAGACGGAGATGCTCATCCAGCGAAGCCTGGATCGGCTGACCACCGACCGCACCACATTCGCCATCGCCCACCGCCTCTCGACGGTCAGGGACGCGGATCAGATCGTCGTCCTCGAAGACGGCCGTATCGCCGAACGGGGCACCCACGACGAACTCATCGAAGCCGACGGACTCTACGCCAACCTCTGGGGGGTGCAGGCGGGCGAGATCGAGGAGCTACCTGCCGAGTTCGTCGAGCGAGCGATCGAACGCCAGTCGGACCGGCGGAACGCCGACGACTGACCGACACGGTTTATTGATCCGCCGCACGGACGCTGTGGTATGCGCCTCGCGGACGTACCCTGGACCGACGCCGACGCGGCCGACGTGGACGTCGTCCTCTTGCCCGTCGGGAGCACCGAACAACACGGCCCCCACGCACCGCTCGGGACCGACCATCGTAGCGCCGAGGCGGTCGCCGAGGTCGCTGCCGACGCCACCGAACTCGAGGCCGTCGTCGCGCCGACTATCCCGGTCGGCATCTCGGAGGAGCACCGCCAATTCACCGGCACCACGTGGGTCTCGCCGGACACCTTCCGGGCCTACGTCCGCGAGACGATCGAATCGCTGTTCGGTCACGGCTGGAATCGCGTCGTCATCGTCAACGGCCACGGCGGCAATTCGGCCGCCATCGAGGAGGTCGCTGCCCGACTCACCCGGAACAACGACGCACTGGTCGCTCCGTTCACCTGGTTCGACGCGGTCGACGTCGACGTGCCGATGGGCCATGCTGGCCCGCTCGAGACGTCGTTTCTCCTCGCGGCGTTCCCCGACCTCGTCCACGAGGATCGGTTCGAGTCGGCCGCAGGTGGCGCTGCGGACCGCTGGGGCGACTGGGTCGGTGGGACCAATCTGGCCCCGGACAGCGTCCAGTTCGCGGAGAACGGCGTCGTCGGGGATCCACGAGCGGCGAGTACAGCGATCGGCGAAACCCTCGAACAGCAGGCGAGCGACGCCCTCGTCTCGGTGATGGAGGCGGTACTGGAGCGCGACGTCACCACCCCTGCCCACCGATAACTGCTTACGATTCGTCCTGGAGGTCCTCGAGTTGGCCCTTGAGGTCGGGGACCGACGCCGTCAGGTCACCCACCGCCTCGGCCATCTCGTCGATGGTCGTCACGACCGTTTCTACCGATTCGATCCGCGCTTCGAGGTCGTCGGCGTCCTCGAACGCCTCCGCGCGCTTGCCCATGGTGTACCACTTCTTCGCGTCCCGGAGATGATCGCGGGCCTCGCCCGCATCGAGTGCCGACCGGAGGGCGTTGAGGACGCCGAGCGTGTTCGCCGATTCCACGTCCCAGATGGCCGTCGGCTCGGGTAGCTCGTCGGTCGCGGCTTCGAGGTGCGCTTCGACGTCGGCCCGCACCTCTTCGGCGGCTTCGCCGAAGAGGTCGTCGTCATCGAGGGTGGTCTGGCTCATGGTCTCGGGTTCGACGGGCGATGAGTTAAACGCACGGCTCGAAATGGGGTGCGTCGACGACCCCGGTCTCGCTCACCCCGGTCCGTTTGCCACTTGATCGGCGGTCACTGCGTGGGACGGCCCGGGCTTTCAGGCGGGATCGACCGGTGCCTCGGCATGCTGGTGGCAGGCGGCGACGGTTCAGTGACGCGCCGACGAACTGGCTGTCGACCAGACGGCCCTGGGAATCGATCGGTATCCCGTTCGTCTCGTCACCGATACCGGACCAACAGTCTTATTCTCTCGCGTTCCTCGCTTCCACGGTCGTGAGTTCCATCAGCGGATACCCATCGACCATGGACATCTCGGCGACCGCTTCGATTCCGTCGTAGTCGACTACGACTTCGACTGCCATGTACTCGCCCGTCAGTTCGACGTATCCGTGTTCGTCGGCCGCCTTTTCGAGGCGGTCGGTGTCGATGGAGACGGTAACGTCTCTCGCGTATGGCTGGTTCTCGATGCTCTCCTCGATGGCGGTCGCCAGACTGTCCGCGCTGTCGGCACTTACGGGGGTCCCGGCGAACTGATGGTAGAGCGCTCCGAACTTGATTCCCGCCTCGAAGGCGGCGGTCTCGGCGTCGGTGGGCATACTCGTCGAGTCGGTTGCGGTCGGTATGTGGGTTTGGGTCCCTCAGTCGGGTCCCAGCAGAAATCGGCCGGCACCGGTGATACGATAGCGCGGCCCGCCGATGGCGACCAGGACGATACCGGCGACGAGACGTTCTCCTGTCGGTCCTTCGCCCGATAGATCAGGGCCAGAGCCCGCGCATCGTTTTCGCCTCGCCGATGCGCTGGAGGGCCACGACGTAGGCGGCTTCTCGCCAGGTGAGGTCTTTGTCCTCGTACACCTCGCGAACCTCGTCCCAGGCGCTCAGCATGTGGGTTTCCAGCTCGTCGTGCACGCGATCCAGCGTCCACTGGCGACGGTTGATGTCCTGCAGCCACTCGAAGTAGGAGACGGTGACCCCGCCGGCGTTCGCGAGGATGTCCGGGACGACCGGAATGCCGCGCTCGGCAAAGATTTCGTCGGCTCCGGTGGTCGTGGGACCGTTCGCCCCCTCGACGATGATGTCGGCTTCGACGTCGTCGGCGTTGTCATCGGTGAGGACACCGCCGATGGCCGCCGGAATCAGGACGTCGACGTCGAGTTCGAACAGCGCATCGCTGTCCAGGGTCCGCGGCGCGTCGTAGCTGGTGACGGCGTTGGGTTCTTCGTCGTAGGAGGGAATCGCATGCGTATCCAGGCCGTCGGCATCGTACACCGCCCCGCCCATGTCGGAGGCGGCGACGACGTTCGCGCCCCAGTCGTCGAGGGCCCGCGCCGCGTTTGCACCGACCGATCCGTAGCCCTGGACGGCGACGGTCGTGTCATCGAGGTCCCGGCCCTGATACTCGAGGAACTCCCGCGTGATGATCGCCACCGAACGACCCGGTGCCCCTTCTCGGCCTTCGGACCCGCCGATAACGGGGGGCTTTCCGGTCACCACTCCGGGGATGGTCTCCCCGCGGAGCATGCTGTACGCGTCCATCATCCACCCCATCGTCTCCGGGCCGGTTCCCATGTCGGGTGCCGGGATGTCGACCGTCGGGCCGATGACGTCGCGGATTTCCTCCGTGAACCGCCTGGTCAGTCGTTCGGTCTCACGCTTGGAGAGGTCGTACGGGTCGACGACGATACCGCCTTTTGCCCCACCGAACGGCAGGTCCATGACCGCGCATTTCCAGGTCATCCACATCGCTAGCCCGACGGACTCCTCGGCCGAGACGTCGGGGTGATACCGAATCCCGCCCTTGTACGGGCCGCGGACGTCGTCGTGTTGGGCGCGATACCCGGTGTAGGTCTCGATAGTGCCGTCGTCACGTTCGATCGGTACGGTTACCTGCGTAACCCGGGTGGGTCGTTTCAGTCGTTCGATAACCCCCTCGTCCACGTCGACGTACTCGGCCGCGGTGTTCAGTTGGTGGAGTGCCGTAGCCAGTGCCGAGTCATCTGGTTCGTCGATGCCGTCGTCGCCAGCGGATGTCGTTTCAAATACCATTGTCTGCCTCGTGTCCCGTACACCCTTCCGGTTGCCATTGAAGAATATGATAGTTTCTCCTCGTCGGCGCTTCGATAGAGAACCTCACACACGAAATTTGCCGTTACCGATACATATAGGTAGGGGCTCGAAATCGCGGTCGACAGCTCACGAGAATGGAATCGCGGGGCGGAAAACGGTCTACAATCAGCGTCGGATCGCCGGTCCGAAGCGACCGATTACTGGTCGAGTCCGAGTTCTTCGGCCTGCTCGTCGATGTACGCCTGGATCTCCTCGATGACCTCGTCGCCGTCGTCCTTCGCGAAGAGGTGCTTGTACCGTCCCTGTTTCTCGAGGTATTCCTCGACAGGCTTCCGGTTCGAGAGGCTCATCACGTCGGTGACCTCGCCGTTCTCGATCTCGAAGAGCGGGTGCATGCCGGTCTGAACGGCGAGCTTGGCGATATTGACCGTCTCGGCGGAATCGAACTGCCAGCCGAGCATACAGGGCGAGGAGACCTGGATGTACTTCGGCCCGTCGTGTTCGAGTGCCTTCTCGATCTTCTTCTTGAAGTCGGTCGGGTAGGCGATCGACGCCGTCGCCACGTACGAACAGCCGTGATCGGCCGCGATGGCCGGCATGTTCTTCTTGTTCGTATCGTTCCCGAAGCTCTCCTCGCCTGGCGGCGAGGTGGTGGTGGAGGCACCGAGCGGCGTCGAACTGGAGCGCTGGATGCCCGTGTTCATGTACGCCTCGTTGTCGTACGCGATGTACAGGATGTCGTGACCGCGCTCCATCATCCCACTCAGGCTCCGCATGCCGATGTCGAAGGTGGCGCCGTCGCCACCGATGACGACGAAGTTGACGTCGTCGTGGTCCTCGTACTCCTCGAAGCCCTCCTTGTTGTCGAAAGCCCGGTAGGCCGCTTCGACGCCGGAGGCCACGCCGGGAGCGTTCGCGAACACGTCGTGGATCCAGCTCACGTCCCACGAACTCTCGGGGTACGGACTGGAGACGACTTCCATACAGCCGGTCGACTGCGAGATGATCGTGTTCTCGCCGGTCGCCTCGGTGATAAAGCGCATCGCGAGGGCGGGTCCACACCCTGCACAGGCCCGGTGGCCGGGCTTGAACAGGTCGTCGTCGTGGCTGATCTCCGGTTCGGGCGGGCTCGTCTCTTCCATTGAACTCATCAGTGGGTCACCTCGTCGGGCAGGATGTCGCGATTCAGCTGTGGCCAGTCCTCTTCGCCGCGGAAGCGGCCGGCCGGGCCCGAGGTCTTCGCGTCGATGACCTCGTCGACGATATCGCTGATCTCGTCTTTGGTTACGTCTCGGCCGGCAAGCCCGAGGACGTTGCCTAGGATGGCCGGGTTGTGGCCGGAACCGTACATGGCGGATTTCAGCTCGGAGACCAGCGTGCTCTGGTGGCCGGGGGAGACCTCCTTGGTGAGCACGCCGACGGCTTCCACACCCGCGAGAGCCTCGCGAAGTGCCTCGGCGGGATATGGGCGGATGACCCGCGGCTTGACGATCTTCACGTCCGCGGGGTGCTCTGCGATGACGTCACGCATCGTCCCGACGATGGAGCCGAGACCGAGGATGGCGACGTCGGCGTCGTCGGGTCCGTATGTCTGGAGCAGGCCGCCGTATTCGAGACCGTACTCGCGACCGAACTGGTCGGCGAACTCCTCGACGACGTCGCCGATGGTCTCCTTCGACCGGAGCATCGCCTCGTGGACGGCGTAGCGGGTCTCGGTCCAGTGCTCGGGCCGCGCGAACGCACCCATCGTTTTGGGATTTTTCGGGTCGAGGGTGGCGTGGGGCTCGCGCTGCGGGAGGAACTCGTTCGTCTCCTCCTCGGTCGGTATCTCGACGGGCTCTTTGACGTGGGTCAGGATGTAGCCGTCGAGGTTGGCGAGCGCGGGCAGGGAGATGTCGGGATCCTCTGCGACGCGGTAGGCCATCAGCATGTTGTCGACGGCCTCCTGGACGTCCTCGGCGAAGAACTGGAGCATCCCACCGTCGCGCTCGGCGAAGGCGTCAGTGTGGTCGTTCCAGATCGAGAGCGGCCCGGAGAGGCTGCGGTTCGCCACGGCGAGGACGAGCGGGAGCCGCATCCCGGACGCCGTGAACAGCGGTTCGGACATGAGCTTCAACCCCTGGGAGCTCGTCGCGCTGAAGACGCGGGCGCCGGCCCCACTCGCACCGATACACGAGGACGCGGCGTTGAACTCGGAGTCGACCTTGAGATACTCCCCACGGAGGTCGCCGTCGGCTTTCATTTGGGAGAGCTTCTCGACGATGCCGGTCTGGGGGGTGATCGGATAGGCGGAGACGACGTCCGGCTGGGCGGAGAGGACGGCGTGGGCGACGGCTTTGTCGCCTTTCAGCATCTTCTGCTCGCCCATCTCATTTCACCTCGGGGAACATCTCGATGGCGTCGACAGGACAGACCTCTGCACAGATGCCACAGCCCTTGCAGTAGTCGTAATCGATCTCGTAGCGCCGGTCACCGACGCCTTTGGCGGCCATGTCGGGACAGAAGGTCTCACAGAGGCCACAGCCCGTACAGGCGTCGTGGTCGATCTCCGGCATAAATTCGCGCCACGTGCCGGTCTTGTTGACCACCGACGTTCCCGGCTCTGCCACTGCACCCTTCGAGATTTCGAGATCGGAATATGGATCGATTGTATCGCTCATACGGTGGATACCTCTGCGTACGCGTCGGTTGTGGCCGCAACGTTCTGTTCGCCGATCTCACCAGGGAACTCGGTCATGATGACCGATTCCATGCTCTCCTGCTGGAGGACGCCCGTGACGCTCGCGAACGCGCCCATGAGCGCCGTGTTCATGATCGGTTTCCCCAGGTGTTCGAGTGCGATCTCCGTCGCGTCGACGGTCACCACGGTCGCGTCGGTTTCGAGGTCGAGCTCCTCGGGGTCCGCTTCGGTGTTGACGACGATTGCGCCGTCGTCCACCACGCCGCGGGCCACGTCGACGAACTCGATCAGCGACGGATCCTGGACGACGACGTAGTCTGGTTCGTCGACCTGGCTCCGGTCGGTTATCTTCTCGTCGTCGATGCGGGCGAACGCCTCGACGGGTGCCCCGCGGCGCTCGACGCCGAACGACGGGAATGCCTGTGCCCACTTGTCCTCTTCGTAGGCCGCCTCTGCGATCAGATGGGCCAGTGTCACCGACCCCTGACCGCCACGGCCGTGGATACGAATCTGTTTCACGATATGTCACCTCGTGGTGTACGAACGGAGAGTCCGTTCGCGGTGCCGCCGCCAGCACCGGCGGCCATTCCACGTCTTTCTGTAGTGTCCTCCAGGGGATATTCCCACGTCCCGTATTTTATGGGTGGTTAAGTGTATACACATCCTTAATATTCTTTAATTTACATTGATTTTACCCACGTATTGGCGATTATTGGAGCGTTCAAATCTGGCGAAAACATCCGGTAGAAGTGCTGAAACGCCGTTGGGGGTGTGATGTACCGTATTCAATGTACCATATTCCGGATAGTTACGCCCGCCCGTCCAGTTGTGGGTCCGCCTGTCATATCTGGCCGGTCGTGATGACGATCGGCCCGTTTCGACTTTCGGTCACGAACGGTGTCTTCAGGTCTCAAACGGTGTCTCCGGGTCACGAGCGATGTCTCCGGGTCACGAACGGCGGTTCGCGGTCGGTATTGGCCGACCAAAACCGGCGAAATTCGCTCCCGAGAGCGTCCCATACCACGATTCAGGTGTTCGCCACGAGAACAATACTTTTCACGCTACATCTCCTATCGATGTCTACATGGTCGACACTGAGGCAGTACGGGAGGCCCTACGTGATGTCTACGACCCCGAGATTCCGGTCAACATCGTCGATCTCGGACTCGTCTACGACATCGAGGAACGCGAGGACAACGAGAACGCGGTCCACGTCGAGATGACGCTCACGAGTATGGGCTGTCCGGTGGCCGATAGCATCAAGCGGAACGTGACCGTTGCCGCCGAATCGGTCGATGGTGTGGAGAATGCGTCCGTGGAACTCGTCTACGAACCGCCCTGGTCGCCCGCGGAGGCCTCCGAGGATGGCAAAGCCCAGCTGCAGTCGCTCGGTATCCGGATTCCGGACTACGACAGCGAGGACGAAGCGGCCGCCAACGAAGCCCCGTTTTAGATTCGGATCGCTTTTTTCGTTTCCGCCGACTCCTGTCCGCAATTACAAGCACCGAATCAGGGGGTCACAACGGATACCGTATCGGCCAGACCGGTATCGAGGTCGACGTCTGTCGATGTGGTCACTCTGGCCGGCTGCCGATCCGTCGAGTGGACCGGCATCTGCCTCGTTCTGTAGCCGTTCCATGTTCGTGGCCGTGGCCACCTTCTCAGTGTTCGTGGTCGTGTTCCCCACGTCCGTGCCCGTGGGCATCTTCGTACTCGAATACCGCTAACTCGTCGTTCCGGAATCTGTCGACGATCTCCTCGACCGTCCCCTCCTCCGATTGGAAGACGTCGATGCCGTAGTCGTCAAACAATCGCATTCCACGCTTACCGACCTCCGTGACGAGGACGGCGTCGACGTCGTGCTCTGCGACGTAGGTGGGTGGCAACTTCGAGCCACCACGGTGGTCGCTCCGGTTCGCAATGACGTCGACGGCGTCGGTTTCGGTGTCGACGATGGTGTAGTACGGTGCCTGTCCGAAGTGCCCGGACAGTTCGGCAGTGGCGCCGTCGTCGCTCGTGGTGGGTACACACGCTCGCATAGTGAACTACTACCGT is a genomic window of Halanaeroarchaeum sp. HSR-CO containing:
- a CDS encoding NifB/NifX family molybdenum-iron cluster-binding protein, producing MRACVPTTSDDGATAELSGHFGQAPYYTIVDTETDAVDVIANRSDHRGGSKLPPTYVAEHDVDAVLVTEVGKRGMRLFDDYGIDVFQSEEGTVEEIVDRFRNDELAVFEYEDAHGHGRGEHDHEH
- a CDS encoding dihydroneopterin aldolase family protein is translated as MPTDAETAAFEAGIKFGALYHQFAGTPVSADSADSLATAIEESIENQPYARDVTVSIDTDRLEKAADEHGYVELTGEYMAVEVVVDYDGIEAVAEMSMVDGYPLMELTTVEARNARE
- a CDS encoding pyruvate ferredoxin oxidoreductase, whose amino-acid sequence is MGEQKMLKGDKAVAHAVLSAQPDVVSAYPITPQTGIVEKLSQMKADGDLRGEYLKVDSEFNAASSCIGASGAGARVFSATSSQGLKLMSEPLFTASGMRLPLVLAVANRSLSGPLSIWNDHTDAFAERDGGMLQFFAEDVQEAVDNMLMAYRVAEDPDISLPALANLDGYILTHVKEPVEIPTEEETNEFLPQREPHATLDPKNPKTMGAFARPEHWTETRYAVHEAMLRSKETIGDVVEEFADQFGREYGLEYGGLLQTYGPDDADVAILGLGSIVGTMRDVIAEHPADVKIVKPRVIRPYPAEALREALAGVEAVGVLTKEVSPGHQSTLVSELKSAMYGSGHNPAILGNVLGLAGRDVTKDEISDIVDEVIDAKTSGPAGRFRGEEDWPQLNRDILPDEVTH
- the gdhB gene encoding glutamate dehydrogenase GdhB, which produces MVFETTSAGDDGIDEPDDSALATALHQLNTAAEYVDVDEGVIERLKRPTRVTQVTVPIERDDGTIETYTGYRAQHDDVRGPYKGGIRYHPDVSAEESVGLAMWMTWKCAVMDLPFGGAKGGIVVDPYDLSKRETERLTRRFTEEIRDVIGPTVDIPAPDMGTGPETMGWMMDAYSMLRGETIPGVVTGKPPVIGGSEGREGAPGRSVAIITREFLEYQGRDLDDTTVAVQGYGSVGANAARALDDWGANVVAASDMGGAVYDADGLDTHAIPSYDEEPNAVTSYDAPRTLDSDALFELDVDVLIPAAIGGVLTDDNADDVEADIIVEGANGPTTTGADEIFAERGIPVVPDILANAGGVTVSYFEWLQDINRRQWTLDRVHDELETHMLSAWDEVREVYEDKDLTWREAAYVVALQRIGEAKTMRGLWP
- a CDS encoding 4Fe-4S binding protein, with protein sequence MSDTIDPYSDLEISKGAVAEPGTSVVNKTGTWREFMPEIDHDACTGCGLCETFCPDMAAKGVGDRRYEIDYDYCKGCGICAEVCPVDAIEMFPEVK
- a CDS encoding creatininase family protein, whose protein sequence is MRLADVPWTDADAADVDVVLLPVGSTEQHGPHAPLGTDHRSAEAVAEVAADATELEAVVAPTIPVGISEEHRQFTGTTWVSPDTFRAYVRETIESLFGHGWNRVVIVNGHGGNSAAIEEVAARLTRNNDALVAPFTWFDAVDVDVPMGHAGPLETSFLLAAFPDLVHEDRFESAAGGAADRWGDWVGGTNLAPDSVQFAENGVVGDPRAASTAIGETLEQQASDALVSVMEAVLERDVTTPAHR
- the porB gene encoding pyruvate synthase subunit PorB; protein product: MSSMEETSPPEPEISHDDDLFKPGHRACAGCGPALAMRFITEATGENTIISQSTGCMEVVSSPYPESSWDVSWIHDVFANAPGVASGVEAAYRAFDNKEGFEEYEDHDDVNFVVIGGDGATFDIGMRSLSGMMERGHDILYIAYDNEAYMNTGIQRSSSTPLGASTTTSPPGEESFGNDTNKKNMPAIAADHGCSYVATASIAYPTDFKKKIEKALEHDGPKYIQVSSPCMLGWQFDSAETVNIAKLAVQTGMHPLFEIENGEVTDVMSLSNRKPVEEYLEKQGRYKHLFAKDDGDEVIEEIQAYIDEQAEELGLDQ
- a CDS encoding DUF5790 family protein, with the protein product MSQTTLDDDDLFGEAAEEVRADVEAHLEAATDELPEPTAIWDVESANTLGVLNALRSALDAGEARDHLRDAKKWYTMGKRAEAFEDADDLEARIESVETVVTTIDEMAEAVGDLTASVPDLKGQLEDLQDES
- a CDS encoding pyruvate ferredoxin oxidoreductase subunit gamma; translation: MKQIRIHGRGGQGSVTLAHLIAEAAYEEDKWAQAFPSFGVERRGAPVEAFARIDDEKITDRSQVDEPDYVVVQDPSLIEFVDVARGVVDDGAIVVNTEADPEELDLETDATVVTVDATEIALEHLGKPIMNTALMGAFASVTGVLQQESMESVIMTEFPGEIGEQNVAATTDAYAEVSTV
- a CDS encoding metal-sulfur cluster assembly factor, with product MVDTEAVREALRDVYDPEIPVNIVDLGLVYDIEEREDNENAVHVEMTLTSMGCPVADSIKRNVTVAAESVDGVENASVELVYEPPWSPAEASEDGKAQLQSLGIRIPDYDSEDEAAANEAPF